A single region of the Candidatus Obscuribacterales bacterium genome encodes:
- a CDS encoding M23 family metallopeptidase: protein MTSSARVADSISTVARGTGLLLASLISLTVSTSLASTAAALEVEIRPTNPQLGDTLTILVQAESADEPPPVVTMGDRTFPTFPLGNNQFQALLPTTPLDDPGRVVVQVTGETVVRNLAVWVRDRSFPTQSLWISGSDDLGTDYEFDRVDEFKALVSGEQLWSGSFLRPTSGPVTTIYGIRRYYNGVFAEDYYHRGVDYAAGTGTPVVAPAAGIVALVDYEANGFEIHGNTVGLDHGQGVASIFLHLSRIDVQEGDRVEAGQVIGAVGSTGISTGPHLHWGLYVHGQAVDPVPWRDGVE, encoded by the coding sequence ATGACGTCTTCCGCTCGTGTTGCTGACTCTATCAGTACGGTTGCCCGAGGCACCGGGCTGCTACTGGCTAGTCTCATTAGTCTTACGGTTAGCACGAGTCTCGCCAGCACGGCGGCGGCCCTAGAAGTCGAGATTCGCCCCACCAACCCCCAACTGGGCGACACCCTCACCATTCTGGTGCAAGCGGAGTCTGCCGACGAACCGCCGCCGGTGGTCACCATGGGCGATCGCACCTTTCCCACCTTTCCCCTAGGCAATAACCAGTTTCAGGCGCTGCTGCCCACTACTCCTTTGGATGATCCCGGCCGGGTAGTGGTACAGGTGACGGGCGAAACCGTGGTGCGCAACCTTGCTGTTTGGGTACGCGATCGCAGTTTTCCTACCCAAAGCCTGTGGATTTCTGGCTCAGATGATTTGGGGACGGACTACGAATTTGACCGAGTGGATGAATTTAAGGCGCTGGTGAGCGGTGAGCAACTGTGGAGCGGTTCATTCCTGCGCCCCACCTCGGGGCCGGTGACGACCATTTACGGCATCCGCCGTTACTATAACGGTGTCTTTGCCGAAGATTACTATCATCGGGGTGTAGACTACGCCGCTGGCACAGGCACGCCGGTGGTGGCTCCGGCAGCGGGGATCGTGGCCCTAGTGGACTATGAAGCCAATGGTTTTGAAATCCACGGCAACACCGTTGGGCTAGACCACGGGCAGGGCGTTGCCAGCATTTTTCTGCACCTCAGCCGTATTGATGTGCAGGAGGGCGATCGCGTGGAAGCAGGGCAGGTGATCGGTGCTGTGGGCAGCACTGGCATCTCGACGGGGCCCCATCTACATTGGGGACTCTATGTCCACGGCCAGGCTGTGGATCCCGTACCATGGCGGGATGGAGTGGAGTAG
- a CDS encoding late competence development ComFB family protein, producing the protein MSIEKIVDQALQDGYLTPAMEAEVGRICDTAAELSIEEYMALDRLMGALLTGEVVAVPRKQFINVMEELVLTEAIARVAEIEATSDCTLDLGDIAAYALNRLPPLYATTEEGASYQRTRAKAELQVIITQK; encoded by the coding sequence ATGAGCATTGAAAAAATTGTCGATCAAGCCCTGCAAGATGGCTACCTCACCCCAGCCATGGAGGCAGAAGTCGGTCGCATCTGTGATACGGCGGCAGAACTCTCAATTGAGGAATACATGGCGCTCGATCGCTTAATGGGCGCGCTGCTCACCGGGGAAGTGGTGGCGGTGCCGCGCAAGCAGTTTATTAACGTGATGGAAGAATTGGTGCTCACGGAGGCGATCGCTCGCGTAGCAGAAATTGAAGCCACCAGCGACTGCACCTTAGACCTAGGCGATATAGCAGCCTATGCGCTCAACCGCTTACCGCCCCTCTACGCCACAACGGAAGAGGGAGCCAGCTATCAACGCACCCGCGCCAAGGCGGAGCTGCAAGTCATTATCACTCAGAAGG